A single region of the Vicia villosa cultivar HV-30 ecotype Madison, WI linkage group LG4, Vvil1.0, whole genome shotgun sequence genome encodes:
- the LOC131600290 gene encoding uncharacterized protein LOC131600290 isoform X1 — METKHCSFWLPNKNRFCANTLLNGSLFCGNHNSRPEGQWIQCPVDPSHSVLEQNLNWHVKRCPLLKQVQSLSDQPFYQKGINSGSDGELQEEETSEINDSKLPTLTVSSEMKRNAVRRMSVPEFCNLIEKVESIHESLCKHIEDSFQMPDVCSLWIKSKEEERKLPFQEKHIMQQASIVGNLENFGVLKNSLSRKQSTCEEPVKGKDDGVSTVIEFGAGRGYLTQMLADCYGISRVFLVERKAYKLKADRSLRQNESLTLERLRIDIEDLNLNAVESLQGVPFLATGKHLCGPATDLTLRCCFPEYRKDSNEQHTANISFGGLAIATCCHHLCQWKHYTNKKFFLDLGMTKEEFHAITWFTSWAVDATHDSDLPDTTNCISHLQSIKEQGNGYTDGVEKILSEMEAEKRAALGFKCKWIIDMGRLMWLRKLGLEAKLVRYVQPSISPENHLLLAKPLN; from the exons ATGGAGACTAAGCACTGCAGTTTCTGGCTTCCCAACAAAAACAGATTTTGTGCAAATACCCTTCTCAATGGTTCCTT GTTCTGTGGTAATCATAACTCAAGGCCCGAAGGCCAGTGGATTCAATGCCCTGTAGATCCATCTCA TTCAGTGCTTGAGCAAAATCTCAATTGGCATGTTAAGCGGTGCCCGTTGCTGAAACAGGTTCAATCCCTGTCTGACCAACCTTTCTATCAAAAAGGTATCAATTCTGGTTCTGATGGAGAACTACAAGAGGAGGAAACTTCAGAGATTAATGATTCAAAATTGCCCACTTTGACCGTTTCTTCTGAAATGAAGAGGAATGCAGTTCGTAGGATGAGTGTGCCTGAATTCTGCAATTTGATTGAGAAGGTTGAATCTATTCATGAATCATTGTGTAAACATATTGAGGACTCATTTCAGATGCCAGATGTTTGCAGTCTTTGGAttaaaagcaaagaagaagaaag GAAATTGCCATTTCAGGAGAAACATATAATGCAGCAGGCATCTATTGTGGGAAATTTGGAAAACTTTGGTGTATTGAAGAATTCTCTTAGTAGGAAACAATCAACATGTGAGGAACCAGTTAAGGGGAAGGATGATGGCGTTTCTACAGTCATTGAGTTTGGAGCTGGTAGAGGGTATTTGACACAAATGCTTGCAGATTGTTATGGAATCAGTAGAGTTTTCCTCGTTGAGCGAAAGGCATACAAGTTGAAG GCTGATCGATCCTTGCGACAAAATGAGAGCTTGACGTTAGAGCGTTTGAGAATTGACA TtgaagatttaaatttgaatgctGTTGAGTCTTTGCAAGGAGTTCCATTTCTGGCCACCGGTAAACATCTATGCGGACCTGCAACAG ATTTGACTTTGAGATGCTGCTTTCCTGAATATAGAAAAGATAGTAATGAACAGCACACTGCTAATATTAGTTTTGGAGGTTTAGCTATAGCAACATGTTGTCACCATCTTTGCCAGTGGAAACACTACACAA ATAAAAAGTTTTTCTTAGATTTGGGAATGACAAAGGAAGAATTTCATGCCATTACATGGTTTACCAGCTGGGCTGTAGATGCTACTCATGATTCAGATCTTCCTGATACTACTAATTGTATATCGCATTTACAATCAAT aaaggAACAAGGTAATGGATATACAGATGGAGTTGAAAAAATTCTTTCAGAAATGGAAGCAGAAAAAAGAGCAGCACTGGGATTTAAGTGCAAGTGGATCATTGACATGGGGAGGTTGATGTGGTTAAGAAAACTTGGATTAGAAGCAAAACTTGTCAGATATGTTCAGCCAAGCATTTCTCCTGAAAATCATTTACTATTAGCTAAACCTTTGAATTGA
- the LOC131600290 gene encoding uncharacterized protein LOC131600290 isoform X2 yields the protein MLEQNLNWHVKRCPLLKQVQSLSDQPFYQKGINSGSDGELQEEETSEINDSKLPTLTVSSEMKRNAVRRMSVPEFCNLIEKVESIHESLCKHIEDSFQMPDVCSLWIKSKEEERKLPFQEKHIMQQASIVGNLENFGVLKNSLSRKQSTCEEPVKGKDDGVSTVIEFGAGRGYLTQMLADCYGISRVFLVERKAYKLKADRSLRQNESLTLERLRIDIEDLNLNAVESLQGVPFLATGKHLCGPATDLTLRCCFPEYRKDSNEQHTANISFGGLAIATCCHHLCQWKHYTNKKFFLDLGMTKEEFHAITWFTSWAVDATHDSDLPDTTNCISHLQSIKEQGNGYTDGVEKILSEMEAEKRAALGFKCKWIIDMGRLMWLRKLGLEAKLVRYVQPSISPENHLLLAKPLN from the exons A TGCTTGAGCAAAATCTCAATTGGCATGTTAAGCGGTGCCCGTTGCTGAAACAGGTTCAATCCCTGTCTGACCAACCTTTCTATCAAAAAGGTATCAATTCTGGTTCTGATGGAGAACTACAAGAGGAGGAAACTTCAGAGATTAATGATTCAAAATTGCCCACTTTGACCGTTTCTTCTGAAATGAAGAGGAATGCAGTTCGTAGGATGAGTGTGCCTGAATTCTGCAATTTGATTGAGAAGGTTGAATCTATTCATGAATCATTGTGTAAACATATTGAGGACTCATTTCAGATGCCAGATGTTTGCAGTCTTTGGAttaaaagcaaagaagaagaaag GAAATTGCCATTTCAGGAGAAACATATAATGCAGCAGGCATCTATTGTGGGAAATTTGGAAAACTTTGGTGTATTGAAGAATTCTCTTAGTAGGAAACAATCAACATGTGAGGAACCAGTTAAGGGGAAGGATGATGGCGTTTCTACAGTCATTGAGTTTGGAGCTGGTAGAGGGTATTTGACACAAATGCTTGCAGATTGTTATGGAATCAGTAGAGTTTTCCTCGTTGAGCGAAAGGCATACAAGTTGAAG GCTGATCGATCCTTGCGACAAAATGAGAGCTTGACGTTAGAGCGTTTGAGAATTGACA TtgaagatttaaatttgaatgctGTTGAGTCTTTGCAAGGAGTTCCATTTCTGGCCACCGGTAAACATCTATGCGGACCTGCAACAG ATTTGACTTTGAGATGCTGCTTTCCTGAATATAGAAAAGATAGTAATGAACAGCACACTGCTAATATTAGTTTTGGAGGTTTAGCTATAGCAACATGTTGTCACCATCTTTGCCAGTGGAAACACTACACAA ATAAAAAGTTTTTCTTAGATTTGGGAATGACAAAGGAAGAATTTCATGCCATTACATGGTTTACCAGCTGGGCTGTAGATGCTACTCATGATTCAGATCTTCCTGATACTACTAATTGTATATCGCATTTACAATCAAT aaaggAACAAGGTAATGGATATACAGATGGAGTTGAAAAAATTCTTTCAGAAATGGAAGCAGAAAAAAGAGCAGCACTGGGATTTAAGTGCAAGTGGATCATTGACATGGGGAGGTTGATGTGGTTAAGAAAACTTGGATTAGAAGCAAAACTTGTCAGATATGTTCAGCCAAGCATTTCTCCTGAAAATCATTTACTATTAGCTAAACCTTTGAATTGA